In the genome of Helicovermis profundi, the window AAGCTCTTTTGATATTTCAAGACTATTATCAAGATTATTTGACATATCAAATGCTCTATGAAATATAAAATCTTTATTTGGTGCAGATTCAATAGCTAGTTTCATTCTCTTTGCATCAATACTTCCATCTGCCTTTAGTATTCCAATTACAAAGCCTTCTATATTAAGCTCTTTAAAGAGTTCAATATCGTTTAACATACAAGAAAATTCATAATCATCATAACAAAAATCCCCAGCCCTGGGTCTAATCATAAGAACTACAGGAATATTTACATTTTCTAGAGTTTCTTTAACTAAACCAAATGAAGGTGTAGTTCCTCCAATTGATAAATCTTGGCACAATTCTAAACGCGTTGCACCAGCTTTTTCAGCTATTACTCCTGAACTTACTCTATCTACACATATCTCAATTTTCATATGAATGCACCTTTAAAGAGTCTTTTACTTGGTCAAGAGTTTTAGATAAAAGTACTTTTTCTTTCCATTTTTTTAATTTTGAAGAATCAATTTGCTTCATAGTAAATCTTGCTTTAAGAATACTTGAACTAGACATAGATAGTTCGTCTATTCCCATAGATATCCATAGTGGCAATAATAAACTATTTGCACCTGCTTCTCCGCACATTCCAACCCAAATATCATTATTTTTTCCAGCTTTTATAACATTTGCAATAAGATTTATAACTGCTGGTTGAAGCGGTGTATATATATTTATTAATTTTGGGTTCATTCTATCACTTGCTGTTACATACTGTGTTAGATCATTGGTTCCAATGCTAAAAAAATCAACTTCTTTTGCAAAATCATTTGCCATTATTGCAGCGGATGGAACTTCTATCATCATTCCTATTTCAATTTTATTAGAAATCTTTTCTGATTTTTTTTGTAGTTTCTCTTTTTCTTCATTATATATTTCTTTTACTTTTCTTATTTCTTCAATCATACTTATCATTGGAAACATAATAGAAAGATTACCAAAATAACTTGCACGAATAAGTGCGCGAAGTTGAGTTCTAAGAACATCATCATTTTCAAGACAATATCTTATAGCTCTAAATCCTAAAAATGGATTTAACTCATTAGGGAAATCCATATATGGAATTTTTTTATCTCCACCAATATCAAGAGTTCTTATTACAACTTTATGATTTGGAAAACTACTCAATATTTTCTTGTAAACTTCAAATTGTTCTTCTTCACTAGGAGCTTTTTTTCTATCCATAAATAAAAATTCTGTTCTAAAAAGTCCTATACCTTCAGCGCCAACTTCTAAAGCATGTTTTAAGTCTTTTTCAGTTCCGATATTAGAAGCTATGTGTATATACTTATTATCTTTAGTTTTTGATCTTTCATTTTTAAGAGTTAAAATTTTAGTTTTAAATTCCAATTCTTTTGTTTTAGTATTTTTATAGTATAGTACTTGTTTATTAGAAGGATTTGATATTAGTACTCCTTTATTGCCATCGATAATTAAATCTGTATTATCTTTAACTAATTTGCTAATATTATTTATTACTAGTGCGGGTATTTCAAGTGTTCTAGCCATAATAGCTGTATGACTTGTCTTGCCACCTTTTTCTGTAACGATTCCCTTAATATATTTTTTATTTAATTTTGCAATTTCGCTTGGCAATAAATCTTCACTTATAATAATTGTATCTTTGCATATTTTACTAAGGTCAATAGTTTTTTTACCATTAACTGCATAGATAAGCTTAGTCATAATATCTTTTAAATCAAGTGCTCTCTCATTCATATAATCGTTATCCATTTGTGAAAACATATCTATATAACTTGAATAAATTTTATGAATAGCATTCAAAGCATACTCATTATTTGCGATTTCTTTTTCTATATTTTCTTTTATCTCAGGATCATCAAGAATCATTAGATGCGCTTGAAAAATTGCAGATTCATCTTGGCTCATTGTTTCATTTGTATGACTAATTAAATGCTTAAGTTCTTTCTCAGTTGTTTTAAGAGCTTCATTATATTTATTTAACTGCAAAATTTGATCTTTAGATTTTCCCTTTTCAAGTATTATTTCTTCTTTCACATATATAAGTGATTTTCCAAAACCTATTCCTTCAGATACTCCAATTCCTTTTATTTCATTCATTTTTTCGCCCCTATAAAGAATTTAATAAATTAATTATTCCCTTCTTTGCTTCTAATTCGTCTTCGCCTATACACTCAATTTCAAATTTACTAGCAAATTTTGCGTCCATACTCATTATTGACATAATACTTTTTGCATTGAATTTAACACCATCTTTTATAAAATTTATTGTAGATTTATATTTTTTTGCTTCTTGAACTATCATACTTGCTGGTCTTGCATGAAGTCCCAATTCATTTTTTATCTCAAACATATTTCCTCCTACTTTGTAATTTTGATAATTTCTGTTTTTAATGCTATCGATTTACCGCTTTCTATACTTATTTTTTTATAATTATCATAATTGGTTATAACAATTGGACTTACAGTTGATTTACCTTTTGATTTAATGAAATCTAAATCCATTTCTGCTATTAAATCGCCTTTTTTAATAGTATCACCTGAGTTTTTGTAATTTTTAAATCCTTGGCCATTCAATTCAACTGTATCAATTCCTAAATGAATAAGAATCTCTACTCCTTGATCAGAAAGTATTGAATATGCATGTTTAGTAGAAAAAACTTGTATAAGTTTACCAGAAATTGGCGCATATACTTTGCCATTTGATGGTTTAATTGCTAGTCCATCTCCTACCATTTTTTTTGAAAATACCTCATCGTCCACTTTACTTAACTCAATGATATCACCTTCTATAGGCGAAATTAAAACAATGTTTTTTTTAAAAATTCCTAGCATAATATGCTCCTTCTATATTAATATTATAATTTACTTGCTGCTTTTTTATCTATTATTAGTACCACATCAGGATGAAGCTGAAGTACACTTGCTGGTAAGTTAGGTGTAATTGGGCCTTTTACCATTTGAAAAATTGCC includes:
- a CDS encoding HPr family phosphocarrier protein — its product is MFEIKNELGLHARPASMIVQEAKKYKSTINFIKDGVKFNAKSIMSIMSMDAKFASKFEIECIGEDELEAKKGIINLLNSL
- a CDS encoding PTS sugar transporter subunit IIA, with amino-acid sequence MLGIFKKNIVLISPIEGDIIELSKVDDEVFSKKMVGDGLAIKPSNGKVYAPISGKLIQVFSTKHAYSILSDQGVEILIHLGIDTVELNGQGFKNYKNSGDTIKKGDLIAEMDLDFIKSKGKSTVSPIVITNYDNYKKISIESGKSIALKTEIIKITK
- the ptsP gene encoding phosphoenolpyruvate--protein phosphotransferase, which codes for MNEIKGIGVSEGIGFGKSLIYVKEEIILEKGKSKDQILQLNKYNEALKTTEKELKHLISHTNETMSQDESAIFQAHLMILDDPEIKENIEKEIANNEYALNAIHKIYSSYIDMFSQMDNDYMNERALDLKDIMTKLIYAVNGKKTIDLSKICKDTIIISEDLLPSEIAKLNKKYIKGIVTEKGGKTSHTAIMARTLEIPALVINNISKLVKDNTDLIIDGNKGVLISNPSNKQVLYYKNTKTKELEFKTKILTLKNERSKTKDNKYIHIASNIGTEKDLKHALEVGAEGIGLFRTEFLFMDRKKAPSEEEQFEVYKKILSSFPNHKVVIRTLDIGGDKKIPYMDFPNELNPFLGFRAIRYCLENDDVLRTQLRALIRASYFGNLSIMFPMISMIEEIRKVKEIYNEEKEKLQKKSEKISNKIEIGMMIEVPSAAIMANDFAKEVDFFSIGTNDLTQYVTASDRMNPKLINIYTPLQPAVINLIANVIKAGKNNDIWVGMCGEAGANSLLLPLWISMGIDELSMSSSSILKARFTMKQIDSSKLKKWKEKVLLSKTLDQVKDSLKVHSYEN
- a CDS encoding copper homeostasis protein CutC: MKIEICVDRVSSGVIAEKAGATRLELCQDLSIGGTTPSFGLVKETLENVNIPVVLMIRPRAGDFCYDDYEFSCMLNDIELFKELNIEGFVIGILKADGSIDAKRMKLAIESAPNKDFIFHRAFDMSNNLDNSLEISKELGIKRILTGGGKQRAIDGIGVLEKLTKKSEDVIIMAGSGINLDNISKFKEINISEIHLSGKHFTQSKMQFRKKNISMGSVSKESEYLIEEASLEKIVKIVKAINS